From the genome of Carassius auratus strain Wakin unplaced genomic scaffold, ASM336829v1 scaf_tig00215878, whole genome shotgun sequence, one region includes:
- the LOC113096125 gene encoding eukaryotic translation initiation factor 4E-binding protein 2-like — protein MSSSRQLSESRAIPTRTVLINESTQLPHDYCTTPGGTLFSTTPGGTRIIYDRKFLLDRRNSPIAQTPPAHLPVIPGVTSKNVLNENKRNEAKNINNHDAKPGQGEDAQFEMDI, from the exons ATGTCGTCCAGTCGTCAGCTTAGTGAGAGCAGGGCCATCCCGACCAGGACGGTGCTGATCAACGAGTCAACGCAGCTACCTCACGACTATTGCACCACTCCTGGAGGCACTTTATTCTCCACCACCCCGGGAG GAACCCGAATAATCTATGATCGCAAGTTCCTGTTAGACCGGCGTAACTCGCCTATCGCCCAGACCCCGCCAGCACATCTGCCGGTTATCCCAGGAGTGACAAGCAAGAACGTCCTGAATGAAAACAAGAGGAATGAGGCTAAAAACATCAACAACCACGATGCCAAGCCAGGGCAAG GTGAAGATGCTCAGTTTGAGATGGACATCTAA